The following proteins are encoded in a genomic region of Mycolicibacterium confluentis:
- a CDS encoding NAD-dependent deacylase, which translates to MRIVVLSGAGISAESGVPTFRDDKNGLWARFDPYELSSTQGWQDHPERVWAWYLWRHHLVQRVDPNDGHRTVAEWEKITGIEDVTVVTQNVDNLHERAGSSAVHHLHGSLFEFRCDNCDSAYAGELPEMLEPELEAEPPQCTCGGLIRPDIVWFGEQLPERPWQASVDAVQRADLLIVVGTSGIVYPAAGLPEMALAQGTVVVEINPEETPLSSSATLAVRQSASDALPHLLQQLPSLLKRV; encoded by the coding sequence GTGCGCATTGTGGTCCTCAGCGGCGCGGGCATCTCCGCAGAAAGCGGCGTGCCCACCTTTCGCGACGACAAGAACGGCCTGTGGGCACGCTTCGATCCCTACGAACTGTCCAGCACGCAGGGCTGGCAGGACCACCCCGAGCGTGTCTGGGCGTGGTACCTGTGGCGCCACCACCTGGTCCAGCGCGTCGACCCCAACGACGGGCATCGCACCGTGGCCGAGTGGGAGAAGATCACCGGCATCGAGGACGTCACGGTGGTCACGCAGAACGTCGACAACCTGCACGAGCGCGCGGGCAGCAGCGCGGTGCACCACCTGCACGGCAGCCTGTTCGAATTCCGTTGTGACAACTGCGATTCCGCGTACGCCGGCGAACTGCCCGAGATGCTGGAGCCCGAACTGGAGGCCGAACCGCCGCAGTGCACCTGCGGCGGGCTGATCCGCCCGGACATCGTGTGGTTCGGCGAGCAGTTGCCCGAGCGTCCCTGGCAGGCCTCGGTCGACGCCGTGCAGCGCGCGGATCTGCTGATCGTGGTGGGGACCTCAGGCATCGTCTACCCGGCCGCGGGCCTGCCGGAGATGGCGTTGGCGCAGGGCACCGTGGTGGTGGAGATCAACCCTGAGGAGACCCCGCTGTCCTCCTCGGCGACCCTGGCGGTCCGACAGAGCGCCAGCGACGCCCTACCGCACCTGTTGCAGCAGCTTCCCTCGCTGCTCAAGCGGGTTTGA
- a CDS encoding TetR/AcrR family transcriptional regulator, with translation MLDAAAHILSREGCARFRLVDVAAYAQLRPPTIYYHYASRDDLIEEVMGSGIADMRARVIAVLDDAARRVTQAPNAHP, from the coding sequence ATCCTTGACGCGGCTGCACACATCCTCAGCCGGGAAGGCTGCGCCAGATTTCGTCTGGTCGACGTCGCGGCCTACGCGCAACTGCGGCCGCCGACGATCTACTACCACTACGCGTCCCGCGATGACCTGATCGAAGAGGTCATGGGGTCGGGTATCGCCGATATGCGCGCCCGTGTCATCGCCGTGCTCGACGACGCGGCCCGCAGGGTCACTCAAGCGCCGAATGCCCACCCCTGA
- a CDS encoding acyltransferase family protein encodes MPFPTPAQVAEQTPADRDRAIDVIRISALVGVVAGHTVMATSTIRDDVFIWDNLLTTSVVFQALTWVLQIMPLFFFAGAAASATSWKPGISWGGWLMKRCTRLFRPVFWYLAFWAVTLVALQRILPVHVYEPIAGISVQLLWFLGAYVLMLAAMPLLHRISTVGHLLVGVVGVYALVAAVDAVRLHDTELALLGYVNMAVWLVPGMFGVAYRRRLLDGAAALWVGLGMFAVNVGFLVFGPYELSLVGIEGQRLANMTPPSLLLAGHAIMMCAFAIAAAPAINRWAQRPRVWWLAAIGNSGAMTLYLWHMPALLLMHLAFDYAGLDRYPGQPNFLALSVIQLLMMLAVVGALFVALRPLENNPLPGWDGAIAVSPGPRSAAVGALLCVAGAATLAAVKWGLKDDGIACVAVMLAALIAARVLSRAAADTTATAHPAAH; translated from the coding sequence ATGCCTTTTCCGACGCCCGCGCAGGTTGCCGAGCAGACCCCGGCCGACCGTGACCGTGCCATCGACGTCATCCGCATCTCCGCGCTGGTCGGCGTGGTCGCAGGCCACACCGTGATGGCCACCAGCACCATCCGCGACGACGTCTTCATCTGGGACAACCTGCTCACCACGTCGGTCGTCTTCCAGGCGTTGACCTGGGTCCTGCAGATCATGCCGCTGTTCTTCTTCGCCGGCGCGGCCGCCAGCGCCACCTCGTGGAAACCGGGCATCTCGTGGGGCGGATGGCTGATGAAGCGCTGCACCAGGCTGTTCCGGCCGGTGTTCTGGTACCTGGCCTTCTGGGCCGTCACGCTGGTGGCGCTGCAGCGCATACTGCCCGTGCACGTCTACGAGCCGATCGCCGGGATCAGCGTCCAACTGCTGTGGTTCCTGGGCGCCTACGTGCTGATGCTGGCTGCGATGCCGCTGCTGCACCGGATCAGCACCGTCGGTCACCTGCTCGTCGGCGTCGTCGGCGTCTACGCCCTGGTCGCGGCCGTCGACGCCGTCCGCCTGCACGACACCGAACTGGCGCTGCTGGGCTACGTCAACATGGCCGTGTGGCTGGTTCCCGGCATGTTCGGTGTGGCGTATCGCCGCCGCCTGCTCGACGGGGCCGCCGCGCTGTGGGTGGGACTGGGCATGTTCGCCGTCAACGTGGGGTTTCTGGTGTTCGGGCCCTACGAGTTGAGCCTGGTCGGCATCGAGGGTCAACGCCTGGCGAATATGACGCCGCCGTCGCTGCTGCTGGCCGGGCACGCAATCATGATGTGCGCGTTCGCGATCGCCGCGGCGCCGGCGATCAATCGGTGGGCGCAGCGGCCCCGGGTGTGGTGGCTGGCCGCGATCGGCAACTCGGGGGCGATGACGCTGTACCTCTGGCACATGCCCGCCCTGCTGCTGATGCACCTGGCCTTCGACTATGCCGGCCTGGACCGCTATCCGGGTCAGCCGAACTTCCTGGCACTCAGCGTGATTCAACTGCTCATGATGCTCGCGGTGGTCGGTGCGCTGTTCGTGGCGCTGCGGCCACTCGAGAACAATCCGTTGCCCGGATGGGACGGCGCGATCGCCGTGTCGCCCGGACCGCGCAGTGCCGCGGTGGGCGCGCTGCTGTGCGTGGCCGGTGCCGCGACTCTCGCGGCCGTGAAGTGGGGCCTGAAGGACGACGGCATCGCGTGTGTCGCGGTCATGCTGGCCGCGCTGATCGCGGCCCGGGTGCTCAGCCGCGCTGCCGCCGACACGACCGCCACGGCCCACCCCGCCGCGCACTGA
- a CDS encoding DUF1697 domain-containing protein yields MTRYVAFLRGVNVGGVNLKMADVAKAFTDAGFSNVKTVLASGNVLFDAKAKVDTVRRNAEKALREKFGYDAWVLAYDIDTVAAIDDAFPFEREVEGHHSYVTFVTDPEVLDELAALPAGPEERIARGVGVLYWQVPRAGTLDSTIGKTMGKKRYKSSTTTRNLRTLEKVLRR; encoded by the coding sequence ATGACTCGATACGTGGCCTTCCTGCGCGGGGTGAACGTCGGCGGGGTGAACCTGAAGATGGCCGATGTGGCCAAGGCCTTCACCGACGCCGGGTTCAGCAACGTCAAGACCGTGCTGGCCAGCGGCAACGTCCTGTTCGACGCCAAAGCCAAGGTCGACACGGTGCGCAGGAACGCAGAAAAGGCACTGCGCGAGAAGTTCGGTTACGACGCGTGGGTGCTGGCCTACGACATCGACACGGTCGCGGCGATCGACGACGCCTTCCCGTTCGAACGCGAGGTCGAGGGCCATCACTCATACGTCACGTTCGTCACCGACCCCGAGGTGCTCGACGAACTGGCCGCGCTGCCCGCGGGCCCGGAGGAGAGGATCGCGCGCGGAGTCGGCGTCCTCTACTGGCAGGTGCCGCGCGCCGGCACGCTGGACTCCACGATCGGCAAGACCATGGGAAAGAAGCGCTACAAGTCGTCGACCACCACCCGAAACCTGCGCACGCTGGAGAAAGTGCTGCGCCGGTAA
- a CDS encoding DUF5302 domain-containing protein, with amino-acid sequence MGKDETPEDESKKKFREALERKNAKSAAGTSHADGGAKQPRAHGPVEGRREFRRKSG; translated from the coding sequence ATGGGCAAGGACGAGACTCCTGAGGACGAGAGCAAGAAGAAGTTCCGGGAGGCATTGGAGCGCAAGAACGCCAAGTCCGCGGCCGGGACATCCCACGCAGACGGCGGTGCCAAGCAGCCCAGGGCTCATGGCCCGGTTGAGGGCCGTCGCGAATTCCGGCGCAAGAGCGGGTAA
- a CDS encoding MMPL family transporter, producing MLQRIARLAIAAPRRIIALAVLTMIACAAFGLPVAKSLSAGGFQDPGSQSTRASELLADKFDQGDMQLVFAVTAPEGVKSVEATDAARDIIDQIKSSEHIASVTSAWTAPPAAAAELISRDGKTGLIVAGVSGGESKAQKYAQEVVDSVTETIPAKHVGVTIVTGGQALVYSQISKQSEHDLLLMESIAIPLSFLVLVWVFGGLLAAALPMAVGALAIVGAMSVLRLITFATDVSIFALNLSTALGLALAIDYTLLIISRYRDELAQGSSRDEALVRTMVTAGRTVLFSATTVALSMVAMILFPMYFLKSFAYAGIATVAFASFAAVIITPAAIVLLGPRLDAFNVRRLARRLTGRPEPQPKPVEQLFWYRSTKAVMRRAVPIGLAGVILLLVLGTPFLGIKWGFPDDRVLPTSASAHQLGDQLRTEFADNSNTAVTVVVPDADGLTPADFDRYAADLSKVADVSAVTAPTGTFVDGDRVGPPAGATGIADGSAFLTVGSDTALFSDASERQLDALHGVAGPGDRDVQLTGLAQINRDSVDAITSRLPLVLGVIAVITFILLFLLTGSVILPLKALVLNVLSLTAAFGALVWIFQDGHLGAFGTTPTGTLVANMPVLLFCIAFGLSMDYEVFLVSRIREFWLAGGKTRADNDEAVALGLARTGRVITAAALVMSISFAALIAAQVSFMRMFGLGLTLAVLVDATLVRMVLVPAFMHVLGRWNWWAPKPLVRLHERIGISESGAAGAHPGADTQAGARVATETG from the coding sequence GTGCTGCAACGGATCGCGCGGCTGGCCATCGCGGCGCCGCGTCGCATCATCGCGCTGGCGGTGCTGACCATGATCGCCTGCGCGGCGTTCGGTCTCCCGGTGGCCAAGAGCCTGTCCGCGGGCGGATTCCAGGACCCGGGATCGCAGTCCACCCGGGCCTCCGAGCTGCTCGCCGACAAGTTCGACCAGGGCGATATGCAACTGGTCTTCGCCGTCACCGCGCCTGAGGGTGTCAAGAGCGTCGAGGCCACCGACGCCGCACGCGACATCATCGACCAGATCAAGAGCTCCGAACACATCGCGAGCGTCACCTCGGCCTGGACCGCACCTCCGGCGGCCGCCGCCGAGCTGATCAGCCGCGACGGCAAGACCGGCCTGATCGTCGCCGGAGTGAGCGGCGGTGAGAGCAAGGCCCAGAAGTACGCCCAAGAAGTCGTGGACTCGGTCACCGAGACGATCCCGGCCAAGCATGTGGGCGTCACGATCGTCACCGGTGGGCAGGCCCTGGTCTACTCGCAGATCTCGAAGCAGTCCGAACACGATCTGCTGCTCATGGAGTCGATCGCCATTCCGCTGAGCTTCCTGGTGCTGGTGTGGGTGTTCGGCGGACTGCTGGCGGCGGCGCTACCCATGGCGGTTGGCGCACTGGCGATCGTGGGTGCCATGTCGGTGCTCCGATTGATCACCTTCGCGACCGACGTGTCGATCTTTGCCCTCAACCTCTCCACCGCGTTGGGGTTGGCGCTCGCAATCGACTACACGCTGCTGATCATCAGCCGCTACCGCGACGAACTGGCGCAGGGCTCCAGCCGTGATGAGGCCCTGGTGCGCACCATGGTCACCGCGGGCCGCACAGTGCTGTTCTCCGCCACGACGGTGGCGCTGTCGATGGTCGCGATGATCCTGTTCCCGATGTACTTCCTGAAGTCCTTCGCCTATGCGGGCATCGCGACGGTGGCGTTCGCGTCGTTCGCGGCCGTGATCATCACCCCCGCGGCGATCGTGCTGCTGGGCCCTCGCCTCGACGCGTTCAATGTGCGCAGGCTTGCGCGCAGGCTCACCGGACGGCCCGAACCGCAGCCCAAACCCGTCGAGCAGCTGTTCTGGTACCGCTCGACCAAGGCCGTCATGCGCCGGGCCGTGCCCATCGGCCTGGCCGGAGTCATCCTGCTGCTGGTACTGGGCACCCCATTCCTGGGGATCAAGTGGGGATTCCCGGACGACCGCGTCCTGCCGACGAGTGCCTCGGCGCACCAGCTCGGCGATCAGCTGCGCACCGAGTTCGCCGACAACTCCAACACCGCCGTGACCGTCGTCGTCCCCGACGCCGACGGGTTGACGCCCGCGGACTTCGACCGGTACGCCGCCGACCTGTCCAAAGTGGCCGACGTGTCCGCGGTGACGGCGCCGACCGGTACGTTCGTCGACGGCGACCGAGTCGGGCCACCCGCCGGCGCCACCGGAATCGCTGACGGCAGCGCGTTCCTGACCGTCGGCAGCGACACCGCGCTGTTCTCCGACGCCTCGGAGAGGCAACTCGATGCGCTGCACGGCGTTGCGGGCCCGGGCGATCGTGACGTCCAACTGACCGGTCTCGCGCAGATCAACCGTGACAGCGTCGACGCCATCACCTCCCGGCTGCCGCTCGTGCTCGGCGTGATCGCGGTGATCACCTTCATCCTGCTGTTCCTGTTGACCGGCAGCGTGATCCTGCCGTTGAAAGCTCTTGTGCTGAACGTGCTTTCACTCACCGCAGCCTTCGGCGCGCTGGTCTGGATCTTCCAGGACGGGCACCTCGGTGCGTTCGGGACCACGCCCACCGGGACGCTGGTCGCCAACATGCCGGTGCTGCTGTTCTGCATCGCGTTCGGCCTGTCGATGGACTACGAGGTCTTCCTGGTCTCCCGAATCCGCGAGTTCTGGCTGGCAGGGGGTAAGACCCGTGCCGACAATGACGAGGCCGTCGCCCTGGGGCTGGCCCGCACCGGGCGGGTGATCACTGCCGCGGCACTGGTCATGTCGATCTCGTTTGCGGCGCTGATCGCCGCGCAGGTGTCGTTCATGCGAATGTTCGGCCTGGGGCTGACGCTGGCCGTGCTGGTGGACGCGACGCTGGTTCGCATGGTGCTGGTCCCGGCCTTCATGCACGTGCTCGGCAGGTGGAACTGGTGGGCGCCCAAACCCCTGGTGCGCCTGCATGAACGGATCGGGATCAGTGAATCCGGTGCCGCCGGCGCCCATCCGGGTGCGGACACGCAGGCAGGCGCCAGGGTCGCGACGGAGACCGGTTGA
- a CDS encoding class I SAM-dependent methyltransferase, whose protein sequence is MSEVSNPFFARVWTVMSAHETEELTRLRRENLAGLSGRVLEVGAGTGTNFAHYPSQVSQVVAVEPEALLLRHAQAAAASAPVPVTVTGQTVEEFADAEPFDAVVCSLVLCTVDEPAPVLRQLFSVLKPGGQLRYLEHVASAGWRGRLQGAADATVWPRLFGGCHTHRETERGLTEVGFAIDVARRQWTLPRWLPLPVAEFALGRAVKPA, encoded by the coding sequence ATGAGCGAGGTGTCGAACCCGTTCTTCGCCCGGGTCTGGACCGTGATGTCGGCCCATGAGACCGAGGAGTTGACCAGGCTGCGCCGCGAGAACCTGGCGGGGCTGTCCGGGCGGGTGCTCGAGGTGGGCGCGGGCACCGGTACGAACTTCGCGCACTATCCGTCCCAGGTCAGCCAGGTCGTCGCCGTCGAACCCGAGGCTCTGCTGCTGCGGCACGCGCAGGCGGCCGCCGCGTCCGCGCCTGTCCCGGTGACGGTCACGGGGCAGACCGTGGAGGAGTTCGCCGACGCCGAACCGTTCGACGCCGTGGTGTGCTCACTGGTGCTGTGCACGGTCGACGAGCCTGCGCCGGTGCTGCGTCAACTCTTCTCGGTGCTGAAGCCCGGCGGCCAACTGCGCTACCTCGAGCACGTCGCGAGCGCCGGATGGCGCGGACGGCTGCAGGGCGCGGCCGACGCCACGGTGTGGCCGCGGCTGTTCGGAGGGTGCCACACCCACCGGGAGACCGAACGCGGACTGACCGAGGTCGGGTTCGCGATCGACGTCGCGCGCAGGCAGTGGACGCTGCCGCGCTGGCTGCCGCTGCCCGTTGCGGAGTTCGCGTTGGGCCGCGCCGTCAAACCCGCTTGA
- a CDS encoding GntR family transcriptional regulator, with amino-acid sequence MELGEWVQVDPNAPKPLFDQLRSQIIEAVRDGSLPPGTRLPTVRELAGKLSLAVNTVARAYRELEASGMLETRGRFGTFVARADPADAAMAAAAHTYVQAAQALGVDRAAALRYVEAAFA; translated from the coding sequence GTGGAGTTGGGGGAGTGGGTGCAGGTTGATCCGAACGCGCCGAAGCCGCTGTTCGACCAGTTGCGTAGCCAGATCATCGAGGCGGTTCGGGACGGAAGTCTTCCGCCCGGTACTCGGCTGCCGACGGTGCGCGAACTGGCGGGGAAGCTGAGCCTGGCGGTCAACACCGTGGCGCGGGCCTACCGCGAGCTGGAGGCCTCGGGAATGCTCGAAACGCGGGGGCGCTTCGGCACTTTCGTGGCGCGGGCAGATCCGGCGGATGCGGCGATGGCCGCGGCGGCGCACACCTACGTGCAGGCCGCACAGGCGCTCGGGGTGGATCGGGCCGCGGCGCTGCGCTACGTCGAGGCCGCCTTCGCCTGA
- a CDS encoding MFS transporter, protein MTQTRQVLDVTNPPRNRFGIALLGYAFAAIMVGTTMPTPMYALYAERMHFSVLTTTVIYATYVVGVLAALLLFGRWSDAIGRRPVLLAGAASALASAAVFLVADSIPVLLIARVLSGLSAGVFTGTATAAIIEAAPPAWRGRAAAIATVANMGGLGLGPLVAGVLVQYAPHPLQLSFLVHIALTVLAVVAVLAAPETSARAGRIGVQRLSVPPQTRAVFAVASTAAFAGFAVTGLFAAVAPSFVSGLLGIDNLAVAGAAASVVFAGSAGAQLFAGRIPPARAVALGCAILVVAMLMLAVSLHAASLPWLIVSAVIAGAGQGISFARGLAAVSERTPAERRAEVSSTYFVVAYVAISIPVIGVGLAAQTWGLKTAGETFSIAVAVLSALCLVAVLLQERRQPQN, encoded by the coding sequence GTGACCCAGACTCGTCAGGTGCTCGACGTGACCAACCCGCCCCGAAACCGCTTCGGCATCGCACTGTTGGGTTACGCATTCGCCGCCATCATGGTCGGCACCACGATGCCGACGCCGATGTACGCGCTCTACGCCGAGCGCATGCACTTCTCGGTGCTGACCACGACGGTCATCTACGCCACGTACGTGGTGGGCGTGCTCGCTGCGCTGCTGCTGTTCGGTCGGTGGTCCGACGCGATCGGCCGGCGCCCCGTGCTCCTGGCCGGCGCAGCCTCCGCATTGGCCAGCGCCGCAGTCTTCCTGGTCGCCGATTCCATTCCGGTCCTGCTGATCGCCCGCGTGTTGTCGGGACTGTCAGCGGGCGTGTTCACCGGGACCGCGACCGCCGCGATCATCGAGGCCGCACCGCCGGCGTGGCGTGGCCGCGCCGCCGCAATCGCGACCGTCGCCAACATGGGTGGGCTCGGGCTGGGACCACTGGTCGCCGGCGTGCTGGTGCAGTACGCACCGCATCCCCTGCAGTTGAGCTTCCTCGTCCACATCGCGCTGACCGTACTCGCGGTGGTGGCCGTGCTGGCGGCGCCGGAGACCTCGGCCCGCGCCGGACGCATCGGCGTGCAGCGCCTGTCGGTGCCACCGCAGACCCGTGCGGTGTTCGCGGTCGCGTCCACCGCGGCGTTCGCGGGCTTCGCCGTCACAGGGTTGTTCGCAGCGGTGGCACCGTCGTTCGTCTCGGGCCTGTTGGGCATCGACAATCTCGCCGTGGCGGGCGCGGCGGCCAGTGTGGTGTTCGCGGGATCCGCGGGGGCGCAGCTGTTCGCGGGCCGGATTCCACCGGCGCGGGCCGTCGCGCTGGGCTGCGCGATCCTGGTGGTCGCGATGCTCATGCTCGCGGTGTCCCTGCACGCCGCGTCGCTGCCGTGGCTGATCGTGTCGGCGGTGATCGCCGGCGCCGGTCAGGGCATCAGCTTCGCGCGCGGTCTGGCCGCGGTGTCCGAGCGCACCCCCGCCGAGCGGCGCGCCGAGGTCAGCTCGACGTACTTCGTGGTCGCCTACGTGGCGATCTCCATTCCGGTGATCGGCGTCGGCCTGGCCGCCCAGACCTGGGGCCTGAAGACCGCGGGCGAGACGTTCTCCATCGCGGTCGCGGTGCTTTCGGCGCTGTGCCTGGTCGCGGTGCTGCTGCAGGAGCGCAGGCAACCGCAGAATTAG
- a CDS encoding TetR/AcrR family transcriptional regulator codes for MNPRSLGERRQRAPRGSGEQLHDEILDAATDLLLETGSVKEVSIRSVAERVGVTPPSIYLHFTDKDALLDAVCARYYERLHTKMKQAAEGQSTTLDVLRAQGLAYVRFAIDTPELYRIATMGEGRPGSDVDATLASSAFVHLRETVQALMTEGIYPPGDATAVTLQLWSTAHGVAALLVAKPYLPFGEPLEFADNVMRAFCTGQIVIGLIGTEATVQDTLDWVIENKGVRQ; via the coding sequence ATGAACCCACGGTCGTTGGGGGAACGTCGACAGCGGGCCCCACGCGGATCCGGAGAGCAGTTGCACGACGAGATCCTCGATGCGGCAACCGATCTGCTCCTGGAGACCGGCAGTGTCAAAGAGGTGTCGATCCGCTCGGTGGCCGAACGCGTCGGCGTCACACCGCCGTCGATCTATCTGCACTTCACCGACAAGGACGCGCTGCTGGACGCGGTGTGCGCGCGCTACTACGAGCGCCTGCACACGAAGATGAAGCAGGCGGCCGAGGGGCAGTCGACCACGCTGGACGTGCTGCGCGCACAGGGCCTGGCCTACGTCCGATTCGCCATCGACACCCCGGAGTTGTACCGCATCGCCACGATGGGAGAAGGCCGTCCCGGCAGCGACGTGGACGCCACGTTGGCGTCGTCGGCGTTCGTGCACCTGCGGGAGACGGTGCAGGCGTTGATGACCGAGGGCATCTATCCGCCCGGGGACGCCACGGCCGTCACCCTCCAGCTGTGGTCGACTGCCCATGGGGTGGCGGCGCTGCTGGTCGCCAAGCCATACCTGCCGTTTGGTGAACCACTGGAGTTCGCCGACAACGTCATGCGGGCGTTCTGCACTGGACAGATCGTGATCGGATTGATCGGCACCGAGGCCACGGTGCAGGACACCCTGGATTGGGTGATCGAGAACAAGGGAGTGCGTCAATGA
- a CDS encoding class I SAM-dependent methyltransferase, whose protein sequence is MENHTAAKHKAELTGVSETALMTLYSRAREAGRADATISDPMAIRLVDSIDYDFTRFGSTRQDMAVRSKTFDLHTSQYLRSHPEATVVALAEGLQTSFWRLDAVLPEPRFRWLTVDLPPVVDIRRALLPESPRIEYRAQSALDYSWMDAVDTSHGVIITAEGLLMYLQPEEAFALIGECAARFPGGRMMFDLTPKWFAGLAQRGRLRPSRRYTVPTMPFALTPDEAVAQLSAIPGVAAVHDVPLESGRGWLFNHAIELLYATSLLNSVRGTTALLKFG, encoded by the coding sequence CTGGAGAACCACACGGCCGCCAAGCACAAGGCCGAACTGACCGGGGTCTCCGAGACCGCGCTGATGACGCTCTACAGCCGAGCGCGCGAGGCCGGCAGGGCCGACGCGACGATCTCTGATCCGATGGCCATCCGCCTCGTCGATTCGATCGACTACGACTTCACCAGGTTCGGCTCGACGCGTCAGGACATGGCCGTGCGGTCCAAGACCTTCGATCTGCACACCTCGCAGTACCTGCGCAGCCATCCCGAGGCCACCGTCGTCGCGCTGGCCGAGGGTCTGCAGACCAGTTTCTGGCGGCTGGACGCGGTCCTTCCCGAGCCTCGATTCCGTTGGCTCACGGTTGATCTGCCGCCCGTCGTGGACATCCGGCGCGCACTGCTGCCGGAGTCGCCGCGCATCGAGTACCGCGCGCAGTCCGCGCTGGACTACAGCTGGATGGACGCCGTTGACACCTCGCACGGGGTCATCATCACGGCCGAGGGGCTGCTGATGTACCTGCAGCCCGAGGAGGCGTTCGCCCTGATCGGCGAATGCGCCGCGCGCTTCCCGGGCGGCCGCATGATGTTCGACCTGACGCCGAAGTGGTTCGCCGGGCTCGCGCAGCGGGGCCGGCTGCGTCCGTCCCGCCGGTACACCGTGCCGACCATGCCGTTCGCACTGACGCCCGACGAGGCGGTGGCCCAGCTCAGTGCCATTCCCGGCGTTGCGGCCGTGCACGACGTCCCGCTCGAATCCGGCCGAGGTTGGCTGTTCAACCACGCCATCGAGCTGCTGTACGCGACCAGCCTGCTGAATTCGGTCCGCGGGACCACAGCGCTGCTCAAGTTCGGCTGA
- a CDS encoding PPOX class F420-dependent oxidoreductase, with product MTRQVFDDKLLAVIRGNSLGVLATLKRDGRPQLSNVSYHFDPREVAIQVSITEPRAKTRNLRRDPRASILVSSDDGWSYAVAEGTASLTAPAADPHDDTVEALVELYRNIAGEHPDWDEYRQAMVTDRRVVLTMPISHLYGSPPGKR from the coding sequence ATGACTCGGCAGGTATTCGACGACAAGCTCCTGGCCGTCATCCGCGGCAACTCTCTGGGCGTGCTGGCCACACTCAAGCGAGATGGCCGTCCGCAGTTGTCCAACGTCTCCTACCACTTCGATCCGCGTGAGGTCGCGATCCAGGTGTCCATCACCGAACCGCGCGCCAAGACCCGCAACCTGCGCCGGGACCCCCGCGCGTCCATCCTCGTCAGTTCCGACGACGGGTGGTCTTATGCGGTCGCCGAGGGCACCGCGAGCCTCACTGCCCCGGCCGCCGACCCGCACGACGACACTGTCGAGGCGCTCGTCGAGTTGTATCGCAACATCGCGGGCGAGCATCCGGACTGGGACGAGTATCGGCAGGCGATGGTCACCGATCGGCGTGTGGTGCTGACGATGCCGATTTCGCACCTATATGGCAGCCCTCCGGGCAAGCGCTGA